One Citrobacter amalonaticus genomic window carries:
- a CDS encoding MFS transporter — MSQNKAFSTPFFLAVICIYLSYFLHGISVITLAQNMTSLAAKFSTDSAGIAYLISGIGLGRLVSILFFGVLSDKFGRRAIILLGAALYILFFFGIPASPNLMVAFVLAVCVGVANSALDTGGYPALMECFPKASGSAVILVKAMVSFGQMLYPMLVGYMLLNNIWYGYGVIIPGILFVLITLMLLRSKFPGQLVDASVAKELPQMNSKPLVWLEGVASVMFGVAAFSTFYVIVVWMPKYAMAFAGMEEADALKTITYYSLGSLVCVFIFAALLKKMVRPIWANVFNAGLATVTAAVIYLWPSPLVCNAGAFVIGFSAAGGILQLGVSVMSEFFPKSKAKVTSVYMMMGGLANFVIPLITGYLSTIGLQYIILLDFAFALLAFITGIIVFVRYYRVFNIPQNDIRLGERYFSTKS; from the coding sequence ATGTCACAGAATAAGGCTTTCAGCACGCCATTTTTCCTGGCGGTCATCTGTATTTATCTCAGCTATTTTCTCCACGGCATTAGCGTCATTACGCTGGCGCAAAATATGACTTCACTCGCCGCGAAGTTTTCTACCGACAGCGCAGGGATCGCCTATTTAATTTCCGGTATCGGACTCGGTCGTCTGGTGAGTATTCTGTTTTTTGGCGTCCTGTCGGATAAATTCGGTCGTCGGGCGATCATTCTGTTGGGTGCCGCGTTATATATCCTCTTTTTCTTCGGCATCCCTGCCAGTCCCAACCTGATGGTGGCCTTTGTACTCGCCGTCTGCGTTGGCGTGGCGAACTCTGCGCTTGATACCGGTGGCTACCCGGCGCTGATGGAATGTTTCCCGAAAGCGTCAGGTTCTGCGGTGATCCTGGTTAAGGCAATGGTCTCCTTCGGACAGATGCTCTATCCGATGCTGGTCGGCTATATGCTGCTCAACAATATCTGGTACGGCTATGGCGTGATCATTCCTGGCATTTTATTTGTGCTGATCACCCTGATGCTGCTGCGCAGTAAATTCCCCGGTCAGTTGGTGGATGCCAGCGTCGCTAAAGAGTTGCCGCAGATGAACAGCAAACCGCTGGTCTGGCTGGAAGGCGTGGCTTCCGTCATGTTTGGCGTGGCGGCATTTTCCACCTTCTACGTTATCGTGGTCTGGATGCCGAAATACGCCATGGCCTTCGCCGGAATGGAAGAAGCGGATGCACTGAAAACCATCACATATTACAGCCTGGGTTCGCTGGTCTGCGTCTTTATCTTTGCCGCACTGCTGAAAAAAATGGTTCGCCCTATCTGGGCTAACGTCTTTAATGCCGGACTGGCCACCGTTACCGCTGCCGTCATTTATCTCTGGCCGTCACCGCTGGTGTGTAACGCGGGCGCGTTTGTGATTGGCTTCTCCGCCGCGGGTGGGATTTTACAACTGGGTGTGTCGGTGATGTCGGAATTCTTTCCAAAGAGCAAAGCCAAAGTCACCAGCGTTTATATGATGATGGGCGGCCTCGCGAATTTTGTTATTCCGCTGATTACCGGCTACCTCTCCACCATCGGCCTGCAATACATCATTTTACTGGATTTCGCTTTTGCCCTGCTGGCCTTTATCACCGGCATTATCGTTTTTGTTCGCTATTACCGGGTCTTCAATATTCCACAAAACGATATCCGTCTGGGCGAACGTTATTTTTCAACAAAAAGTTAA
- a CDS encoding YdiL family protein, with the protein MNAYELQALRHIFAMTIEECVLWIAPDYNVTDWQRWENGESELPPAIVETLLEMRRKRKLRINAIIEKINNRIGNNTMRFFSDLADFQSVYRDGSFLDWKIYQSVAAELYAHDLERLC; encoded by the coding sequence ATGAACGCTTATGAACTACAGGCATTACGTCATATTTTTGCAATGACCATTGAAGAGTGCGTGTTATGGATTGCGCCAGATTATAATGTCACCGACTGGCAGCGTTGGGAAAATGGCGAGAGTGAACTACCTCCGGCCATTGTTGAAACGCTGCTGGAAATGCGCAGAAAAAGAAAATTACGCATCAATGCCATTATTGAGAAGATAAACAACCGCATTGGCAATAACACCATGCGTTTCTTTTCTGATTTAGCCGACTTCCAGTCAGTTTATCGTGACGGCAGTTTTCTTGACTGGAAAATTTATCAATCCGTTGCTGCCGAACTCTATGCCCACGACCTGGAACGATTGTGTTAG
- a CDS encoding MFS transporter: MKNHYFPTAMGLYLNYLVHGMGVILMSLNMASLEQQWQTNAAGVSVVISSLGIGRLSVLFCAGLLSDRFGRRPFIILGMLCYVTFFFGILTTHNIIIAYAFGVLAGMANSFLDAGTYPSLMEAFPSSPSTANILIKAFVSGGQFLLPIIISLLVWAELWFGWSFIVAAAIMLINGLFLLRCSFPPHPGRRAAPVTPTHEPRQRPAEKHRCAFIDLASYTLYGYISMATFYLISQWLAQYGQFVAGMSYTLSIKLLSIYTCGSLLCVLITAPLVRKTVRSTTLLMLYTFVSFVALLTVCLHPTVYVVIVFAFVIGFSSAGGVVQIGLTLMAARFPHAKGKATGIYYSAGSIATFTIPLVTAHLSQRSIADIMWFDTGIAAVGFLLALFIGYRSRLETKRQLMISPVAE; the protein is encoded by the coding sequence ATGAAAAATCACTATTTCCCCACCGCGATGGGGCTGTATCTCAATTACCTGGTGCATGGCATGGGAGTCATCCTGATGAGTCTCAACATGGCATCGCTCGAACAACAATGGCAGACAAATGCCGCTGGGGTGTCTGTCGTGATCTCCTCATTAGGTATCGGGCGCTTAAGCGTTCTGTTTTGCGCCGGATTATTATCCGACCGGTTTGGCCGCCGCCCCTTCATCATTCTGGGGATGCTTTGTTATGTGACGTTCTTTTTCGGTATTCTGACGACCCACAACATCATCATCGCTTATGCGTTTGGCGTCCTCGCGGGCATGGCGAACAGTTTCCTGGATGCCGGTACCTATCCCAGCCTGATGGAGGCCTTTCCCTCTTCGCCGAGCACCGCCAACATCCTGATTAAGGCTTTTGTCTCCGGCGGACAGTTTTTACTGCCCATCATCATCAGTCTGCTCGTATGGGCAGAACTGTGGTTTGGCTGGTCATTTATCGTTGCCGCCGCAATCATGCTGATTAACGGTCTGTTTTTACTGCGCTGCTCCTTTCCGCCGCATCCTGGACGTCGCGCCGCGCCGGTCACGCCGACACACGAACCGCGCCAACGCCCGGCGGAAAAACATCGCTGCGCATTTATCGACCTGGCCAGCTATACGCTGTACGGCTACATCTCGATGGCCACGTTTTATCTCATCAGCCAGTGGCTGGCGCAATACGGTCAGTTTGTCGCCGGGATGTCATATACCCTGTCAATCAAACTGCTGAGTATCTACACCTGCGGTTCGTTGCTTTGCGTCTTGATTACCGCCCCGCTGGTGCGCAAAACGGTGCGTTCAACCACCTTGCTGATGCTGTACACCTTCGTTTCGTTTGTCGCGCTGTTGACGGTGTGCCTGCATCCGACGGTGTATGTCGTGATTGTCTTTGCCTTTGTGATCGGCTTTTCGTCTGCCGGAGGCGTGGTACAGATAGGTCTGACCCTGATGGCCGCCCGTTTTCCGCATGCCAAAGGAAAAGCCACCGGCATTTATTACAGTGCGGGCAGCATCGCTACCTTCACGATCCCCCTGGTCACGGCCCATCTCTCACAAAGGAGCATCGCCGATATTATGTGGTTCGACACCGGTATTGCCGCCGTGGGTTTCTTGTTGGCGCTGTTTATTGGCTATCGCAGCCGTCTCGAAACAAAACGCCAGTTGATGATATCACCCGTGGCGGAATAA